A part of Streptantibioticus cattleyicolor NRRL 8057 = DSM 46488 genomic DNA contains:
- a CDS encoding MarR family winged helix-turn-helix transcriptional regulator: MSDTTHPSPADLVEPLARTVRAYHDELAEVAQRHGLTTAQARALIALDQPLSMRALADHLVCDASNATGLIARMEARGLVRRETAPHDRRSKVVTPTAPGRELAHRLRSDMHRLHTALTALTPAERAALLPLLDRLGDLLER; this comes from the coding sequence GTGTCCGACACCACCCACCCCTCCCCCGCCGACCTGGTCGAACCGCTGGCCCGCACGGTCCGCGCCTACCACGACGAGCTGGCCGAGGTCGCCCAGCGCCACGGGCTCACCACGGCACAGGCCCGGGCCCTGATCGCCCTCGACCAACCGCTGTCCATGCGCGCCCTCGCCGACCACCTGGTCTGCGACGCCTCCAACGCCACCGGGCTCATCGCGCGCATGGAGGCCCGTGGCCTGGTACGCCGGGAGACCGCCCCGCACGACCGCCGCAGCAAGGTGGTGACCCCCACCGCCCCCGGCCGCGAGCTGGCCCACCGGCTCCGCTCCGACATGCACCGGCTGCACACCGCTCTCACGGCGCTCACCCCCGCCGAACGGGCCGCGCTGCTCCCGCTCCTCGACCGCCTGGGCGACCTGCTGGAGCGCTGA
- a CDS encoding aldehyde dehydrogenase family protein: MVSTVSTTPAPAETPADVVARLRATFRTGRTRPLAWRTEQLRRLRRMLTEEGAELIAALHADLGKSEAEARRTEIDFTVREIDHTLDHLDQWLAPRPAPVPAFLGDATAWTVLDPLGVVLVIAPWNYPAQLLLAPVVGALASGNCVVAKPSELAPATSAALARLLPRHLDTDAVAVVEGGVPETTALLEQRFDHILYTGNATVGRVVMTAAARHLTPVTLELGGKSPAFVDAGTDPAVVAARLAAGKFLNAGQTCVAPDYVLTDPGTARALEAALADAVRGLYGPDPAASPEYGRIVNERHFDRLTALLGSGRTVVGGEHDRATRYIAPTVLAEVPADAPVMREEIFGPILPIVEVAGVDEAIAFINGREKPLALYAFTDSAEVRRRLTAETSSGGLGFGLPVAHLTVPDLPFGGVGESGMGRYHGHWSIETFSHRKAVLGKPLG, encoded by the coding sequence ATGGTGTCAACCGTGAGCACGACCCCCGCCCCCGCCGAAACCCCCGCCGACGTGGTCGCCCGGCTGCGCGCCACCTTCCGTACCGGCCGCACCCGCCCGCTCGCCTGGCGCACCGAGCAGCTGCGCCGGCTGCGCCGGATGCTCACCGAGGAGGGGGCCGAGCTGATCGCCGCCCTCCACGCCGACCTCGGCAAGAGCGAGGCCGAGGCGCGCCGCACCGAGATCGACTTCACGGTCCGCGAGATCGACCACACCCTGGACCACCTCGACCAGTGGCTGGCGCCGCGGCCGGCCCCGGTGCCCGCCTTCCTCGGCGACGCCACCGCCTGGACGGTCCTCGACCCGCTGGGCGTCGTCCTCGTGATCGCCCCGTGGAACTACCCGGCGCAACTGCTGCTCGCCCCTGTGGTCGGCGCCCTCGCCTCCGGCAACTGCGTGGTCGCCAAGCCCAGCGAGCTGGCCCCGGCCACCTCCGCCGCCCTCGCCCGGCTGCTCCCGCGCCATCTGGACACCGACGCCGTCGCCGTGGTCGAGGGCGGGGTGCCGGAGACCACGGCGCTGCTGGAGCAGCGGTTCGACCACATCCTGTACACCGGCAACGCCACCGTCGGACGCGTCGTGATGACGGCCGCCGCCCGCCACCTGACCCCGGTCACCCTCGAACTCGGCGGCAAGTCACCGGCGTTCGTCGACGCCGGCACCGACCCCGCCGTCGTGGCGGCCCGGCTCGCGGCCGGCAAGTTCCTCAACGCCGGGCAGACCTGCGTCGCCCCCGACTACGTCCTCACCGACCCCGGCACCGCACGCGCCCTCGAAGCCGCGCTCGCCGACGCGGTCCGCGGCCTGTACGGACCGGACCCGGCCGCCTCGCCGGAGTACGGGCGCATCGTCAACGAACGCCACTTCGACCGGCTGACCGCGCTGCTCGGCTCCGGCCGTACCGTCGTCGGCGGTGAGCACGACCGGGCCACCCGGTACATCGCGCCCACCGTGCTCGCCGAGGTGCCCGCCGACGCCCCGGTGATGCGGGAGGAGATCTTCGGCCCCATCCTGCCGATCGTCGAGGTGGCCGGGGTGGACGAGGCGATCGCGTTCATCAACGGGCGGGAGAAGCCGCTGGCGCTCTACGCGTTCACCGACTCCGCCGAGGTGCGGCGGCGGCTGACGGCCGAAACCTCCTCCGGCGGCCTCGGGTTCGGGCTGCCGGTCGCCCATCTGACCGTCCCCGACCTGCCGTTCGGCGGCGTCGGCGAGAGCGGCATGGGCCGCTACCACGGCCACTGGTCGATCGAGACGTTCAGCCACCGCAAGGCGGTGCTCGGCAAGCCCCTCGGCTGA
- a CDS encoding superoxide dismutase produces the protein MGTYSLPDLPYDYAALEPAITGQILELHHAKHHAAYVKGANDTLEQIAEARDKDRITPTGLVGLEKTFAFNLSGHVLHSIFWQNLSPDGGDHPDGALADAIDEHLGGFEAFKKQLTVATSSVQGSGWGVLAWEPLGKRLIVEQVYDHHGNVGQGSTPLLVFDAWEHAYYLQYKNVRPDYVTKLWDLVNWNDVAARFAKATADGNG, from the coding sequence ATGGGCACGTACTCGCTTCCTGATCTCCCCTACGACTACGCGGCGTTGGAGCCGGCGATCACGGGTCAGATCCTGGAGCTGCACCACGCCAAGCACCACGCCGCCTACGTCAAGGGCGCCAACGACACCCTGGAGCAGATCGCCGAGGCCCGCGACAAGGACCGGATCACCCCGACGGGCCTGGTCGGGCTGGAGAAGACCTTCGCGTTCAACCTCTCCGGCCACGTGCTGCACTCCATCTTCTGGCAGAACCTCTCGCCGGACGGCGGCGACCACCCCGACGGCGCCCTCGCCGACGCCATCGACGAACACCTCGGCGGCTTCGAGGCGTTCAAGAAGCAGCTCACCGTCGCCACCAGCTCCGTGCAGGGCTCCGGCTGGGGCGTGCTCGCCTGGGAGCCGCTGGGCAAGCGCCTGATCGTGGAGCAGGTCTACGACCACCACGGCAACGTCGGCCAGGGCAGCACCCCGCTGCTGGTCTTCGACGCCTGGGAGCACGCCTACTACCTCCAGTACAAGAACGTGCGCCCCGACTACGTCACCAAGCTGTGGGACCTGGTCAACTGGAACGACGTCGCCGCCCGGTTCGCCAAGGCCACGGCGGACGGCAACGGCTGA
- a CDS encoding response regulator yields the protein MAELRPLGQDLTQESRALAQALRELFDGLDVSVRRYAARRVRDAGTFSRYLNGTRVPPWEVVMDLFTDLAEHRGTAATPEAIDLLRGLHRAAVATNASPKHAMEVLEQQLADADRLSRRSTARGDALGDALLDRKHRIADLEVRLNQLEAEWAAERERADRLAAARPDVSGLLRERDTLQAEVARLAAELLAARDQRDAAEERCQLLERQLETVERAQHTAALPTPRAPGPAQRMPKVLVVDDQPDNLLAMTAVLSTLDQELVAVPSGRDALKALLDHDDFAVIIMDVQMPDMDGYETAAHIKRRSRDRDVPIIFLTAMGADPEHSARGYAAGAVDYIGKPFDPWVLRAKVAVFTGIYLERRLRHPDPA from the coding sequence GTGGCTGAACTTCGGCCGCTCGGCCAGGACTTGACGCAGGAGTCCCGGGCGCTGGCGCAGGCGCTGCGGGAGCTGTTCGACGGGCTCGACGTGTCGGTGCGCCGGTACGCGGCACGCCGGGTGCGGGACGCCGGGACCTTCTCCCGATACCTCAACGGCACCCGGGTCCCGCCGTGGGAGGTGGTCATGGACCTCTTCACCGACCTCGCCGAGCACCGGGGAACCGCGGCCACCCCGGAGGCCATCGACCTGCTGCGCGGGCTGCACCGCGCGGCGGTGGCCACCAACGCCTCCCCCAAGCACGCCATGGAGGTGCTGGAGCAGCAACTCGCCGACGCCGACCGGCTCTCGCGGCGCTCCACCGCCCGTGGCGACGCGCTCGGCGACGCCCTGCTCGACCGCAAGCACCGCATCGCCGACCTGGAGGTCCGCCTCAACCAGCTGGAGGCGGAATGGGCCGCGGAACGCGAACGCGCCGACCGCCTCGCCGCCGCCCGCCCCGACGTCTCCGGCCTGCTGCGCGAACGCGACACCCTCCAGGCCGAGGTGGCCCGGCTCGCCGCCGAACTGCTCGCCGCGCGCGACCAGCGCGACGCGGCGGAGGAGCGCTGCCAGTTGCTGGAACGGCAGTTGGAGACCGTCGAGCGGGCGCAGCACACCGCCGCGCTGCCGACGCCCCGGGCCCCGGGACCGGCGCAGCGGATGCCCAAGGTGCTCGTCGTCGACGACCAGCCGGACAACCTGCTCGCCATGACCGCGGTGCTCTCCACCCTCGACCAGGAACTCGTGGCCGTCCCCTCCGGCCGCGACGCGCTCAAGGCGCTGCTCGACCACGACGACTTCGCGGTGATCATCATGGACGTCCAGATGCCCGACATGGACGGCTACGAGACCGCCGCGCACATCAAGCGCCGCAGCCGTGACCGCGACGTCCCCATCATCTTCCTCACCGCGATGGGCGCCGACCCCGAGCACTCCGCCCGTGGTTACGCGGCCGGTGCCGTCGACTACATCGGCAAGCCGTTCGACCCCTGGGTGCTGCGGGCCAAGGTCGCCGTCTTCACCGGCATCTACCTGGAACGGCGGCTGCGCCACCCGGACCCCGCCTGA
- a CDS encoding penicillin acylase family protein — MAATDEESAPARDGGTADGGSPGGRRRRRWRWLRITVLVVVVVLVAGACAGALYVRWTVGRSLPVTSGRLGVPGLHHPVDVGRDASGIPQILADDPEDLFLAQGYVEAQDRFWQMDTERNIAEGRLAEMFGAGQVDDDKLVRTLGWYRVARQEADAASPRTRAFLQAFSAGVNAYLKDHTGARLSVEYAVLSLADGSYRPRPWTPVDSVVWLKAVAWQLNSTTSDQMIRAVLAAKFPVHDVDRIFPPYDFSRWDPVTGPATARSAPPSAARTTTAVPAAATGALTAVSDVRRRLTALLGPSGTGIGSNAWVVAGSRSATGAPLLANDPHLAPTLPGVWYQIGLHCRTVTAACPYDVTGFTFPGMPGVLIGHNQRIAWGFTALGAADSDLYLEKITGDDYTYQGRQLPLTTRRETIAVAGGSPVTFTVRATRHGPVISDADRTAARTGAVGRVPDAPRAAGGYAVALRWAGLVPSHTIDAVFAMDAATDWTGFRAAAALLVAPAQNMVYADVRGNIGYQMPGLLPIRARGDGSYPVPGWTGDHEWRGYVPFDRLPHELNPTRGYIVTANNAVTGPDYPYPITPYWGTGYRSRRIADLITGGGKLTVADMGRIEGDTLNPNARQLVPYLLKAPVAPGTAAAVDLLRGWDLTQPPDSAAAAYFNAVWSHLLDLVFTSRLRTAGDVETFGAGGGGRWFDVVRTMLGTPDDPWWSSPQQPALHGRDAVLGAALDAAARDLDKRLGGDPKHWRWGALHTLELRNQTLGTGAPAPVRWLLNRGPYQLGGGTDLVDATGWFPPDGYGVDWVPSMRMVVDLGRLDDSRWINLTGASGHTASPHYTDQTALWRAGRTLPWPSSPAAVRASVKEWLRLTPAR; from the coding sequence GTGGCGGCAACCGACGAGGAGAGCGCTCCGGCGCGGGACGGTGGTACGGCGGACGGCGGTTCCCCCGGCGGACGGCGGCGCCGGCGGTGGCGGTGGCTGCGGATCACCGTGCTCGTCGTCGTGGTGGTGCTGGTGGCCGGCGCGTGCGCGGGGGCGCTGTACGTCCGGTGGACGGTCGGCCGGTCGCTGCCGGTCACCTCCGGCCGCCTCGGCGTACCCGGGCTGCACCACCCGGTGGACGTGGGCCGGGACGCCTCCGGCATCCCGCAGATCCTCGCCGACGACCCGGAGGACCTCTTCCTCGCCCAAGGCTACGTCGAGGCCCAGGACCGCTTCTGGCAGATGGACACCGAACGCAACATCGCCGAGGGGCGCCTCGCCGAGATGTTCGGCGCCGGCCAGGTCGACGACGACAAACTGGTGCGCACCCTCGGCTGGTACCGGGTGGCACGGCAGGAGGCCGACGCGGCGTCTCCGCGCACCCGCGCCTTCCTCCAGGCGTTCTCGGCCGGGGTCAACGCCTACCTCAAGGACCACACCGGCGCCCGGCTCAGCGTGGAGTACGCCGTCCTCTCCCTCGCCGACGGCTCCTACCGGCCCCGCCCGTGGACCCCGGTGGACTCGGTGGTCTGGCTCAAGGCGGTCGCCTGGCAGCTCAACTCCACCACCAGCGACCAGATGATCCGCGCCGTGCTCGCCGCGAAGTTCCCCGTCCACGACGTCGACCGGATCTTCCCGCCGTACGACTTCAGCCGCTGGGACCCGGTCACCGGCCCCGCCACCGCCCGCTCCGCCCCGCCCTCCGCCGCCCGCACCACCACCGCCGTACCGGCCGCCGCCACCGGCGCGCTGACCGCCGTGTCGGACGTACGCCGCCGGCTCACCGCGCTGCTCGGCCCGTCCGGCACCGGCATCGGCTCCAACGCCTGGGTGGTGGCGGGCAGCCGGAGCGCCACCGGTGCGCCGCTGCTCGCCAACGACCCGCACCTGGCGCCGACGCTGCCCGGCGTCTGGTACCAGATCGGGCTGCACTGCCGCACCGTCACCGCGGCCTGCCCCTACGACGTCACCGGCTTCACCTTCCCCGGCATGCCCGGCGTGCTCATCGGCCACAACCAGCGGATCGCCTGGGGGTTCACCGCGCTGGGCGCCGCCGACTCCGACCTGTACCTGGAGAAGATCACCGGCGACGACTACACGTACCAGGGCCGCCAACTGCCGTTGACCACCCGGCGCGAGACCATCGCGGTGGCCGGCGGCTCCCCGGTCACCTTCACCGTACGGGCCACCCGGCACGGGCCGGTCATCTCCGACGCCGACCGGACGGCGGCGCGCACCGGCGCCGTCGGACGGGTCCCGGACGCGCCCCGGGCGGCCGGCGGATACGCGGTCGCGCTGCGCTGGGCCGGGCTCGTCCCGTCGCACACCATCGACGCCGTGTTCGCCATGGACGCGGCCACCGACTGGACCGGCTTCCGCGCCGCCGCGGCGCTCCTGGTGGCCCCCGCGCAGAACATGGTCTACGCCGACGTACGCGGGAACATCGGCTACCAGATGCCCGGCCTGCTGCCCATCCGGGCGCGCGGCGACGGCAGTTACCCGGTACCCGGCTGGACCGGCGACCACGAATGGCGCGGCTACGTCCCCTTCGACAGGCTGCCGCACGAACTCAACCCCACCCGGGGCTACATCGTCACCGCCAACAACGCGGTCACCGGACCGGACTACCCGTACCCCATCACCCCGTACTGGGGCACCGGCTACCGCAGCCGGCGGATCGCCGACCTGATCACCGGCGGCGGGAAGCTGACCGTGGCCGACATGGGGCGCATCGAGGGCGACACGCTCAACCCCAACGCGCGGCAGCTCGTGCCGTACCTGCTGAAGGCACCGGTGGCGCCCGGCACCGCCGCCGCGGTGGACCTGCTGCGCGGCTGGGACCTCACCCAGCCCCCCGACTCTGCCGCCGCCGCCTACTTCAACGCCGTCTGGTCGCACCTGCTGGACCTGGTCTTCACCTCCCGGCTGCGCACGGCCGGGGACGTGGAGACGTTCGGCGCGGGCGGCGGGGGCCGCTGGTTCGACGTGGTCCGTACGATGCTCGGCACGCCGGACGACCCGTGGTGGAGCAGTCCGCAACAGCCCGCGCTGCACGGCCGGGACGCGGTGCTGGGCGCCGCGCTCGACGCGGCGGCCCGGGACCTGGACAAGCGGCTCGGCGGTGACCCCAAGCACTGGCGGTGGGGCGCGCTGCACACCCTCGAACTGCGCAACCAGACGCTGGGCACCGGCGCTCCGGCCCCGGTGCGGTGGCTGCTCAACCGCGGCCCCTACCAACTGGGCGGCGGCACCGACCTGGTGGACGCCACCGGCTGGTTCCCGCCCGACGGCTACGGCGTCGACTGGGTGCCCTCGATGCGGATGGTGGTCGACCTCGGACGGCTCGACGACTCCCGCTGGATCAACCTCACCGGCGCCTCCGGCCACACCGCCTCCCCGCACTACACCGACCAGACCGCCCTGTGGCGCGCGGGCCGCACCCTCCCGTGGCCCAGCAGCCCCGCGGCGGTACGGGCGTCGGTCAAGGAGTGGCTGCGCCTCACCCCCGCGCGCTGA